The following coding sequences are from one Pusillimonas sp. DMV24BSW_D window:
- the dprA gene encoding DNA-processing protein DprA, with translation MPMNLSSEETAAWVRLTLEPDLGPAQARLLLSVYGLPQDIFSQSTMQLMKHLDTKLASRLAQEPDAMLQNRIDATMHWLSADSHHLLTLADPTYPPQLLEMHDPPLVLYVNGHPELLSQPSLAIVGARSATPAGETNAHDFAQFLAEHGWCIASGLASGIDAAAHHGALKAGPQGAGTIAVLATGIDLVYPARNRTLAHNIAEYGALVSEFPLGQKAMPYHFPKRNRIVAGLSRGVVVVEAALQSGSLITARLASELGREVFAIPGSIHSPLSKGCHALIRQGAKLVESGEHILEELNPSVHNVSTTTQTRTTTKAQRRGNRGQAPNSQTPKEQGSLITPLFETAAHQEDIDAVLEAMGYDPISFDLLQQRSRIAVSNLNQALSVLELQGHVARLPSGQYQRQPV, from the coding sequence ATGCCGATGAATCTCTCTTCCGAGGAAACCGCCGCCTGGGTTCGACTTACCCTTGAGCCCGACCTGGGCCCGGCGCAAGCACGCCTATTGCTCTCGGTTTATGGGCTGCCGCAAGATATTTTCTCGCAATCAACCATGCAACTCATGAAGCATCTGGACACCAAATTGGCCAGCAGGCTTGCTCAAGAGCCCGATGCAATGTTGCAAAACCGCATAGACGCCACTATGCACTGGCTGTCCGCCGACAGCCACCATCTGCTCACTCTGGCCGACCCAACCTACCCACCTCAATTATTGGAAATGCATGATCCACCTTTGGTGTTGTACGTAAACGGGCACCCCGAATTACTTAGCCAACCTTCATTGGCCATTGTGGGCGCCCGCAGTGCCACACCGGCAGGTGAAACCAACGCGCATGACTTCGCCCAATTTCTGGCCGAACACGGCTGGTGCATCGCCAGCGGACTTGCGTCGGGCATCGACGCCGCCGCGCATCACGGCGCACTGAAGGCAGGGCCTCAAGGCGCCGGCACCATTGCCGTACTTGCCACCGGCATCGACCTCGTTTACCCGGCACGCAACCGAACCTTGGCTCACAATATTGCAGAATATGGCGCCCTGGTCTCCGAATTTCCACTCGGCCAAAAAGCCATGCCCTACCATTTTCCAAAACGGAACCGCATTGTTGCCGGCTTATCACGCGGGGTGGTTGTCGTCGAAGCTGCGCTCCAAAGCGGTTCGCTCATCACAGCCAGGCTCGCTTCCGAACTGGGGCGCGAAGTATTTGCCATCCCCGGCTCTATTCACTCGCCTCTGTCAAAAGGCTGTCATGCCCTGATCCGCCAAGGCGCGAAGCTGGTGGAATCGGGCGAACATATCCTTGAAGAGTTAAATCCCTCGGTCCACAACGTATCCACCACGACTCAAACACGCACAACCACCAAAGCGCAACGCCGTGGCAATAGGGGTCAGGCGCCGAACAGTCAGACGCCTAAGGAACAGGGAAGTCTGATCACACCCTTGTTCGAAACAGCCGCCCATCAGGAAGATATTGATGCAGTGCTGGAAGCCATGGGTTACGACCCGATTTCGTTCGACCTATTGCAACAACGCTCTCGAATCGCCGTTTCAAACCTTAAT
- the def gene encoding peptide deformylase, producing the protein MALLPILHYPDPRLHKVAKPVEKVDDRIRRLVADMAETMYDAPGVGLAATQVDVHERVVVIDVSEEGNDLKVLINPEITWKSEEIQVYEEGCLSVPGIYDKVERAERIHVKALNEKGEAYEFDADGLLAVCVQHELDHLQGKVFVEYLSSLKLNRIKTKLRKQEREALKA; encoded by the coding sequence ATGGCATTATTACCCATACTTCATTATCCAGATCCGCGCTTGCACAAGGTTGCCAAACCGGTGGAGAAAGTCGACGACCGCATTCGCCGACTGGTGGCAGACATGGCGGAAACGATGTACGACGCGCCGGGGGTAGGGTTGGCCGCCACTCAGGTCGACGTCCATGAGCGTGTCGTGGTAATTGACGTATCCGAGGAAGGCAATGACCTCAAGGTGTTGATCAACCCGGAAATTACCTGGAAAAGTGAGGAAATTCAGGTTTATGAAGAGGGTTGCCTGTCGGTGCCCGGAATTTACGACAAAGTCGAGCGTGCCGAGCGTATTCATGTCAAAGCGTTGAACGAAAAAGGTGAAGCATATGAGTTCGACGCCGACGGTTTGCTGGCGGTTTGTGTTCAACACGAACTCGATCATTTGCAGGGCAAGGTGTTTGTTGAATATCTGTCGTCGTTGAAGCTGAATAGAATCAAGACAAAATTACGCAAGCAAGAACGTGAAGCGTTGAAGGCCTGA